Below is a window of Pelagicoccus albus DNA.
TGTCTCGGTTAAGCTTCGCAATATCGGCAAGTTGTCCGGTGATGAAGTTGTGCAGGCGTACCTCATCTCTCCGGACTACGATGGGAAACGGGAACTTTTGACATTGGCGGCCTTCGATCGCGTTTCCCTGGCTAAGGGTGAAAGTAAATCAGTGTCATTGAATATTAAGGACAAGCAGTTCCTCCGTTGGAATGACAGCTATGGAGAAATGAGGAAAATGACCGGTGAATGGAAAATCGCGGTCGGTTCCGCCTCAGACGACCTCCAACTCGAGGAAACCTTCATCGTCGACTAGAAACTTGCGTATGCGGAATTTGCTACAGGTATTTGTCGGCTTTCTTTTGCTCGCTAGTACCGCTCTAGCGGAGCGCGAAACCTTGTCCATGGATTTCGGTTGGCGGTTCCATCTGGGCGATATTGAAATGCCGGTTCCGCAGTCTCATCACGAGACCTATTTGAGCACCAAGGCAGGAAATGCCCTCGGCCCCGCTTCTCCGGATTGGGACGATTCGGACTGGCGGGTTTTATCCGTGCCGCACGATTGGGCAGTCGAAGGGCCCTTCGATCCTCAAGCCAATGTGTCACAAGGCTATCGTCCACGGGGCATCGCTTGGTATCGACGCTCCTTCCAATTGTCGGAAGAGGATATTGGCAAAAATATCGAACTCCAGTTCGATGGAATCGCCTCGCATTGCACTGTCTGGATTAATGGGACTTTGGCGCATCGTAATTTCAGCGGCTATTCGTCCTTCCAGATCGATATGACGCCTTTCGCCCTGTATGGTGAAGAACTGAATACCGTTTCGATTCGAGTAGACGCTTCCGTGATGGAGGGCTGGTGGTACGAAGGCGCAGGGATCTACCGGCACACTTGGCTGGTAAAGCGTGACCCTGTGCATATCGAAACCGATGGCGTTTACGCTAATCCTATCCGTAAGGAAAACGGAAAGTGGACCATCCCGGTAGAAGTAGAGGTATTCAATAGCGGCGAGCTCGATGCGGAGATCGAAATTGCCACCACCGTTTTCGACGTGACTGGCCGGAGCGTAGCGAGCGGCAAAACCAAAGCTGCCCCGAAAGCCCTCGAACAAATTACGGGCAAATACGAAATCCCTGTTTCCAAGCCTAAACTATGGTCGGTAGAGGAGCCGAATCTCTACACTGTCAGGACTCAGTTGATACGAAGCGGCGAGGTCGTTGACCAAGTCGAAACCCAGTGCGGATTCCGGACCATTCGCTTCGATGCGAAGGAAGGCTTTTTCCTGAATGACGAGCCCGTAAAGATCAAAGGGATCTGCAACCATCAGGATCACGCGGGCTTGGGTGTGGCCATTCCTGACGCCATGTGGGCGTTTCGTTTGGGTAAGCTCAAGGAGATGGGAGCCAATGCCTACCGCTGTACCCATGCCGCTCCGACCAAGGAGTTTTTGGAAGAATGCGACCGCATCGGAATGTTGGTGATGGATGAAAACCGGCATTTCAATTCCACGCCGGAGTACATTCGCCAGCTCCGTGGACTCGTTCGCCGCGATAGGAACCACCCCAGCGTGATTCTCTGGTCAGTCTTTAACGAAGAGCCGATGCAAGCCGAACGCACCGGCTACGAAATGGTGCGACGCATGGCAGCAGAAGTGAAGTCGCTTGACAGTACCCGTCCCGTTACGGCCGCCATGAGCGACGGTTTCTTTAGCGAGATCAATGTCTCGGCCGCTGTAGACGTCATGGGATTCAACTACAGCCAGGACAAGTACGACAAATTTCACGCCTTGCACCCAGAGCTACCGCTCATCTCTTCGGAGGATACGTCCGCCTTTGAAATGCGTGGCGAATACGAGACGGACACGGAGCGGAATTTAATTTCATCTTACGACACACAAGCGGCGTATTGGGGAAACACCCATCGCGAATCCTGGAAGATGATCAACGAGCGTCCCTTTATCGCCGGAGGTTTCGTCTGGACTGGCTTTGATTATCACGGTGAACCGCAGCCTCATGTGTGGCCATCCATCGGCTCCGTATTCGGATGCTTGGACATGTGTGGATTTCCGAAAACCGGTTTCTATATCCGCCAATCCCAATGGCTCGAAGGTGAGCACGTATTGGAAATTGCCCCACACTGGAATTGGCAAGGGCGAGAAGGCGAGGCGATCGAGGTATTGGGAATCAGCAATGCCGAGGAACTGGAACTCATCTTAAACGGGAAATCGCTGGGCCGCAAAACAGTCGATCCTTATGAGTTGGTAAGCTGGTCGGTGGCCTACGAACCCGGTGAGTTACTGGCAATCGCTTACTGCCAAGGTCGCGAGGTTGCTCGGAAAACGGTGAAAACCACCGGTCCTGCCAGCCAGATTGAATTGAGCTCCGATCGTGCGTCGCTAAGTGGTGATGGTGTGGATACGCTTCCCATCACTGTGGCCGCTCTGGACGATACTGGACTCTTCGTGCCAACTGCTAACCAGCGAGTTGAGTTCAGCATCGAAGGTCCGGGCAAGATCATCGGTCTTGGAAATGGCGACATCAATTCCCACGAACCCGAAAAGGGCCGCCGTCGCAGCCTCTACAACGGGCTTGCCCAAGTGATCGTGCAAACAGACCCCAGTAGTTCCGGAGCGATTACGGTGACCGCCTACTCAAACGGCCTGATTGCTGGGAAATTCAGCATCCCCGTGGAGCAGGTCGAGCAGCCCGCTCGTGTGGCGATTCCTGAAAGCTCTGACGTGAAGTAGACAAAGCTGTGATCTCGCTTAAGCAAGGCATTGCCAAACCCGAGCCCAGTCGCCATCTAGGATGCTGTAAATGGCAGACGACGCTTCCGAAAAACTCGAAAAACTTATCTCCCGACTAGGCATACCAAGCGACCCTTTGCTAAGCGATCGCAAGGGAGAGCTGATACTTCCGGAAAATATCATTTGTTTCCAACACGATTCGGCGGCCAAGTTGAACCAGCCTGCCGACGGCCGGGCATTGCACCACCGTTTCGTGCTCATCCTCGCGCTTTCTGGTGGAGCTACCGTCTGCGTAGAAGACAAGGCCGTTCGGCTGAAGGAAGGACGTGGCATGCTGGTATTCCCTTTCCAGTTCCACCACTATACCGATCCGCAGGGCGAGGACTTGAAATGGCTTTTCGTGACCTTCGAAGCCAAAGACGCAACGGAACTCGAACACCTGCGCTACCGATCCTTCAAGCTCGACGAGTCCCTGCTGACGCTAGGCGAGGACCTCGTCGAAACTTATCTGGGAAAGGACAACAACGACCTGCTCGTGATGCGTCTTGGGCTCATGCTGGGGGTCATTCGCCGCTTGAGTGGGCGTTCGCTTTCCAAGCTGCCCGAATCGACGGTAGAGGGTATCGTGCCCAGCGTTAACTTGGCGGCTTTGAACTCGAAAGATCAGCCCACGGTGGAGGAGATCGCGGCCTCGCTCGGCATTAGCGTAAGCCACCTGAGAGCCTCGTTTCGGGCTTCTTGTGGGATTAGTTTGGGTCGGCATCTGAGGCGGCTTCGCGTGGAAGAAGCTTGTCGTCTTTTACGCGTAACCAAGAAGTCTGTGGCAGAAATCGCGGACGAGTGTAATTTCAACTCCATCGATAGCTTCAGCCGCTGCTTCCGCTCCGTTTTAGGCGTTACGCCCTTGGCCTATCGCAAATCGTCAGAGAAGTAATGGCGTTTTGATTACGCGAGCAGGGTTCTGCTCCATTCGCGTAAAATCGAGCGGTTAACGAAGCCTGAGCTTCGTCCGGGCTCGCTTTTTGGCATCGAAGCTGATGCAAGCAAGTCATTATGCGTCGCTTGTATTTTGTCCTCTCACTATTTTTTTGCAGCCTAACCTTTCTGCCTTCGGGATTTTCCTCCCTGAAGGTGACGACTTGGAACCTGAAGTGGTTTCCCGGCGGAATGAACCAGACCGATAAATCCGCCATGCAGGAGCACATCGGTTTGGTGGCGGATACGCTGCGTGACCTGGACCCCGACATCCTGCTCGTGCAGGAAGTGAAAAGCCAAGAAAGTCTCGATATGCTGGCGGAAGAAATGGGCACAGGACTGAAGGTGATCGCTGTGAGCCGATTCCCGGCTTCCTATTCCGAGGATCCCGACGGGATTGATGACCAGCAGGTCGGCATCCTCGCCAAAATGCCTGCCGTGGCCACCGCGACGCGTGAGTTCGAACGCGACGGCTTAGTCGACGCTCCGAGAGGCTTCGTTTTTGCCGCCTTCGAAACAGAAGGTGAATTGCTAGGCGTTTATTCGGTTCACCTCAAAAGCAACCGCGGTGAAGCGGCGGTCAATTTCCGCAAACGCGAAAGTTCAGCCAGAGCCATCGTTGGCCATGCGGAGGGAGTCGCCATCGGAAGTGAAGATAATTGGAGAGTGCCAGATGCGTTGATTATCGGGGGGGATTTTAATACAGAAGTTCCCGGAGATGTAGAGGTCCGAGCTGCGGAGAAAACGATGCAACAGCTGGCTCTTTATGGTTTTGAAAACGCCTACGGCGATCTGCCCTTGGAAAAGCGAATCACGATTCCCGCGAGTGGTAGGTATCCCGCCACTACATTCGACCACATACTGTATCGCGGAATTGAGAAAGCCGGATCGGTTCGAATCCAGGAAGTCGAATGGGAGCGATCGGACCATTATCCGGTTACGGTTGCGTTTGAGCTCTAGTTGGCGGGCAGAAGTTAGAGCGGTTCTCGCCAATCGCTTGGAGAAAGAAAGGTAGCGGAACTAGCCGGGCAGATCGGTACGAAGTTACGTATTTGAGTTAGGCTCTTCTTTGGGCAATTCGCCTGACTTCCAGATATCGTTATTCGGTTTTGAATACTTGAAAAGGGAGATCAGTGCGGGGATAGCGGCTAGGGATGTGATTGTGATCACAGCCGCTTCTGCCAGCACGGGTTTCCCCACAAAAATGAACAAGTAGATTCCAAAGGAGAAGAGACCCACGAAGCCGAAGCCTAGCAGCCCAACGATCCAACGCCAGAAGGAGCTGATCAGGATGGCCTTCTTTTGCCTGTATCCAATAAATCCTGCCGCCAAAAGTAACACCGCGAGGAGTGGGCCGAATCGACTAGTGAAGCCTCCGGTGTCGGTGGAAACCTTTTGCGCGAGCCGAGCGATGGCTGGGACGAAGAGAGCAGTTACATAGAGCCAGTGGATAAGACGCATAAATGGCCTAGAAACACACTAGCCCGCCAAAGAGAGGTCAACCTGCAAGTAACGTTCTAAGCTCAGTTATTCGCATTTGGGAGCATCAATCCGATGCGAGTCAGCTTAGCGGGATCAGGCGTGGTCATAGGCCTTAGGTGAGTGGATTAAGCTTGGTCACAACCGAGCAGCGGCATGTTTTTAACTTTATGGTAGCTCAGGGCCAGTTCGAGGCACTTCTCAAGCTCCGCAGTGGGCAGTGGATCGTCTTTGTGAAAAACAATGGCCCGGTTCCCCTCGAAACGAAAGGTATTTGGATACAGTGTCCTGAAGGTGCTAACCAGCTTGCTTTGGCAATGGAATAGGACCGCAAAGAGCTCCGCGTCTTTCGTCTTCCAGCCCAGACGAACCGGACTGCCTGCGATTGTCGCGTAGCTAGGCTCTCCCCATTTGAGCGTTTCTTCGACTTTCAAGATCGGATCGATTCGGCTTCCGACGGCTAGGATCAACTCCCAAATTTCCTCAAGCCGCGTTCGGATGTCGGAGGGCAGGGCGTCGAAGAAGGTTGCGACCTTCTGGTTCGTGATTGGCTTCGAATCCATATTCTCAGTACAGGGCTAGGGTTATTTTAAGCTCAGCCGGTTTTCCTCGCATCGATGATGATAGACGCAAAGCCAATTACACCGCCCTGATTTCTAGGATCGAGTTTCGAAGACCTAAATATCGGGGCCACGTCGACATCCCAATCCGTTGTGTGAAAGACACCATGTTCGTCGTGGTACTCGAGAAGCGATACCGCAAATCCTGCTTGCTCGAAGACCTCACTGAACTCTTTGTATCCATAAACTACCTTGTGGTCGGCAGCCGGGTGATCAAGCGGCCCGGGTCCACCTACTTGTACGGTCCTCTGATACTCCTCGTTGGGGAAGTGCTTATCCGGAACCGCTAGGCGAATGAATCCGCCCGTCTTTAAGTAGCGTTTAATCAAACCAGCCGCATGGCGGGCTTCCTCTACCGTAATGTGCTCGAATACATGCTCGCAAAGAAAGGCTTCGGCTTGTTGCTCCCCGAAAAATGCCTCCCACGTATTTTCATCCAAGAGGTTAAGCTCCTCCCCTTGAGTAGGAATCCAACCACCCCACCTTTGCTCGCCCGCTCCGATAATGACTTTCACGCTTTTGGTAAACTATCTGGTGCTTGTGATCTTGGACTCTCAATCGTTTCCTGCATCGATTCTTCGCTTGGTAGTTCTACCTTCTGTAATACCTCAACGGCGATAGAGGCAGATCCAGAAACAAGGCCACTAATACCTAGTACCATGGCAATTTTCAAAAAATCATATTTCTTCCTGTTACTATTGGCTCTGCCCCAAGCCAAGTCGACAATCTGCTTTTTGATCTCTTTCTCTGTGAGAGTATCTCCATCGATATAGTTACTGAACTCACGGACGTCATCGAATTCTGAAATTCGATCCGCATGTAGAAATCCTTTATGATTATCCATGTGGACTTTTGCTCTCGGCCAAATCGTGAAGATTAGGCAGATGATCCCCGCTGCCAAAATGAGTAAAGATATTACCAACAATATCTCAGGCACGTCCATCTGACTGAAATGATTAAGCCCATCTTCGGCCAACTTCTTACCTGCGAAGCCAAGGAAGGCACTGTAGATGGCCAGCAGTACGGTCGCTTTCGTATCCGCAAATTTGATATTCTCGTAAGTGTTGGCAGCCGTATCAAGTAGCAGCAGGTACTTATCCTTTATGGGTTCGGATGTCTGGGGTTTTGCAATAGCCTGGCTTTTCGTTGCCTCAATTTCTGTGTCGCCACTTTCTGGAGTCTCTTCGTTTTCTGCTGAATCCTTCATAACGTTATTCCAAGGCCGAGGGTTATCATATGAATCTCGCGGTCGGG
It encodes the following:
- the galA gene encoding beta-galactosidase GalA is translated as MRNLLQVFVGFLLLASTALAERETLSMDFGWRFHLGDIEMPVPQSHHETYLSTKAGNALGPASPDWDDSDWRVLSVPHDWAVEGPFDPQANVSQGYRPRGIAWYRRSFQLSEEDIGKNIELQFDGIASHCTVWINGTLAHRNFSGYSSFQIDMTPFALYGEELNTVSIRVDASVMEGWWYEGAGIYRHTWLVKRDPVHIETDGVYANPIRKENGKWTIPVEVEVFNSGELDAEIEIATTVFDVTGRSVASGKTKAAPKALEQITGKYEIPVSKPKLWSVEEPNLYTVRTQLIRSGEVVDQVETQCGFRTIRFDAKEGFFLNDEPVKIKGICNHQDHAGLGVAIPDAMWAFRLGKLKEMGANAYRCTHAAPTKEFLEECDRIGMLVMDENRHFNSTPEYIRQLRGLVRRDRNHPSVILWSVFNEEPMQAERTGYEMVRRMAAEVKSLDSTRPVTAAMSDGFFSEINVSAAVDVMGFNYSQDKYDKFHALHPELPLISSEDTSAFEMRGEYETDTERNLISSYDTQAAYWGNTHRESWKMINERPFIAGGFVWTGFDYHGEPQPHVWPSIGSVFGCLDMCGFPKTGFYIRQSQWLEGEHVLEIAPHWNWQGREGEAIEVLGISNAEELELILNGKSLGRKTVDPYELVSWSVAYEPGELLAIAYCQGREVARKTVKTTGPASQIELSSDRASLSGDGVDTLPITVAALDDTGLFVPTANQRVEFSIEGPGKIIGLGNGDINSHEPEKGRRRSLYNGLAQVIVQTDPSSSGAITVTAYSNGLIAGKFSIPVEQVEQPARVAIPESSDVK
- a CDS encoding helix-turn-helix transcriptional regulator, with the protein product MADDASEKLEKLISRLGIPSDPLLSDRKGELILPENIICFQHDSAAKLNQPADGRALHHRFVLILALSGGATVCVEDKAVRLKEGRGMLVFPFQFHHYTDPQGEDLKWLFVTFEAKDATELEHLRYRSFKLDESLLTLGEDLVETYLGKDNNDLLVMRLGLMLGVIRRLSGRSLSKLPESTVEGIVPSVNLAALNSKDQPTVEEIAASLGISVSHLRASFRASCGISLGRHLRRLRVEEACRLLRVTKKSVAEIADECNFNSIDSFSRCFRSVLGVTPLAYRKSSEK
- a CDS encoding endonuclease/exonuclease/phosphatase family protein — its product is MTTWNLKWFPGGMNQTDKSAMQEHIGLVADTLRDLDPDILLVQEVKSQESLDMLAEEMGTGLKVIAVSRFPASYSEDPDGIDDQQVGILAKMPAVATATREFERDGLVDAPRGFVFAAFETEGELLGVYSVHLKSNRGEAAVNFRKRESSARAIVGHAEGVAIGSEDNWRVPDALIIGGDFNTEVPGDVEVRAAEKTMQQLALYGFENAYGDLPLEKRITIPASGRYPATTFDHILYRGIEKAGSVRIQEVEWERSDHYPVTVAFEL
- a CDS encoding DUF1801 domain-containing protein, giving the protein MDSKPITNQKVATFFDALPSDIRTRLEEIWELILAVGSRIDPILKVEETLKWGEPSYATIAGSPVRLGWKTKDAELFAVLFHCQSKLVSTFRTLYPNTFRFEGNRAIVFHKDDPLPTAELEKCLELALSYHKVKNMPLLGCDQA
- a CDS encoding class I SAM-dependent methyltransferase gives rise to the protein MKVIIGAGEQRWGGWIPTQGEELNLLDENTWEAFFGEQQAEAFLCEHVFEHITVEEARHAAGLIKRYLKTGGFIRLAVPDKHFPNEEYQRTVQVGGPGPLDHPAADHKVVYGYKEFSEVFEQAGFAVSLLEYHDEHGVFHTTDWDVDVAPIFRSSKLDPRNQGGVIGFASIIIDARKTG